The genomic stretch tttggctacttATTTATTGGATAATGTGGAGGCCATAGGCTTTGGTTATGAATTAACAAAATTGTCCCAAAAATCTTTGAATTTGGCCTTTtaattgtcatatatatatatatatatatatatatatatatatatatgacaaggCCAAATCTCGAatttttaattgtcaaaattagaaACTCAAATAAAACTTAAAGACTTTTGGGACAACTTCCAATTTATAACTGCAATGAAGAGAGGGGGAAGAACAAATAATTCCCAAGACCTTTtgtctcaaacccatttttCAAGGCAGTTTTTGCGAGTTCTTCTAgaggagtaatgctaaaaggaaGAAAGTTTTTGTGAGCTCTTCTAGAGGAGGAAGACCTATATCCTCAACGTATACAGTGACAATAACAAATCCGGATTATGACTTCTTAATGAAAGACATGGATAAATTGAATTATTCTCAAATCTTTCTTTCGATAGATATTCACATATAAGAATGTATTGTTTGCACCCAAATTGCTTTATAACCCATATGAAGAtcttcatgtatatataattatctAGTGATTCATATAAATACGCTATGATCACATCTATTAAACAAAAATGAGAACCTTTTGTGATTACCAAGCCAATTTTTCTCATTACGTTTATTTAGACTACAAAGTCCAAATATTCATTAAATTGTTCTTATTATGGTTATTCATCTCCTTTGCTATATCTTTCTCATCTTCCTCGAGACTATTTTATAAGCACAAATCGTAATGAAAGGATAAGAAATATGAAAGGTTGATGCATGAATCAAGGGGTTATATGAATATAGTTGAAAGAGAAATACACCACCTTAATTTCACTGAACTGACGTGCCAATGCTTATCGAgccttgattttttattttattagagatTGATTCAAGGGATATGCATTGGCCCAGTAGGATGGGATGggatgagatgagatgagatgagaggAGTATTTATCATTACACTTAACGTGAAAGGGCTTGGTAGATTGAAAAAGTACATTGCAACTTCTTGAGTGGTAATTTAAGGGGAGCAAGTATAATTCCTCCTAAAAAAGCCATTCTATATCAGAGTGCATGACAACCACCGCCCACCGGTAACTTTCTTGATCATAAGAGTCCTTCAACATTGATGAATGTTGCAAGGCTTTGAGCACAACAGTGCTGGATTTATTGCCTAATTACAGACAAGGTGGAAAAATTTTGCTcgaaatatggaaaaaaaaaaaaaacctcaaattACCAATCCAACGGCTGATGACCTATGCAGCTATAGTAgaaattaatttcataaatatCCAAATCAAAGATAACAAACCAGCAAACTGGCCATAATTGGGCTAAATCTGGGTAGTAACTGCAGTTAAAAATCATTCCGCCATTGGGCTGAACGATTTTGGGAACTGTcacaatgaaaaaaattttgaaatcatataaatcaagtaaatcatCTCACCTTTAGctgaaagagtaatgttaaaaactacatttttatctcataaataTCTCACACTACAGATGTGACAGTTATAACCAACTCTTAGATAAGTCATTATTGCTAGTCAGCATTGTGGGatatttataagataaaaaaatgtaatttctaacattGCTCCGATTAAAAAGACATCTGAACTTTTTTCGGATAAGTAATTCCATATCATTAAATAAGCACAAAAGAGCACAACCTTCCGACTGAAAAGATATCTAAactttttttggtaagtaattcAATATCATTAAATAAACGGAACGGAGCACAACCTTAGCACAAAGGAAGTAGTGCGCATCTAAACTAAACTACAAAAACCGCAATACcggtaaaaataaataacacaaaacaCAAGTCTTGAAGcgttaagaaaaataaaaatatgcagTTGTAATTGCATATTACACTCGCATGTTGCCACGTGATAGTGCATACTGCTAAAATagtgactaaaaaaaaaatgagataggCTTACTGCTGTGCACACTGCACTCTTGGCATTGTTGGctcatcatcctcatcataaGCCTCTTGATATTGATGTTGCTGCTGCTTACGTCTCATCTCATCCTCCATGTTAACATCATGCAGAGTTGTCTCCTCAAAATTGTCCAGCTCCATGTCTGTCAAGTGCTTGCTAGGCCTTGGGGGCAGTATTGTCTCTAAAGTCCGGCATTGTTCATGAGAAAGAATTCCTGAGTCAGGGAAATCCACATTGAAGTGAATGTAAAGTCGGCCCTTGATAAACGGTCTCTGGTGATCTGGCATTCCCTCATCATTGATTGCTTTGGATTGACCTGCATTTGGAAATACTTGATGAGCAAAGGAACTAAAAAGCTTGGGAGGAAAGAAATTGAATCATGGATTATCATGGAAGTCACTGAGTAATACCAGGCTTAATGATCTCCCCAGGATTTGATTTGATCAGAAGCTGTCTGCCGTCAAGATGGGTAAGCGCAAACTGAAACCCACAAAGAGCCTCTGTCAAATTGAGGGAATGTTCAACATAAAGATCATCATACTTCCGCTTAAACTTGGGGTGCTCCTTCAGTTGCAATATAAAAACAATGTCTCCAGCGATGGTATCAGGCTGCAAACCACAAGAAATATGAGCCAATTTTAGTAGCACTTAAATGGACTAGTGGAGTGTAATAAGAAGAAAATACACTAGTGTTGTCCAATTGCAAATGTAATTTCACTTGCCGCTTGATCGGCTTgtccctcaaacacaatcttcTCGCCATGCTGCATCCCTTTTTCAACATGCACCTCCAACACCTTCTTTTCTTGAGTAACCTTGCTTCCTTTGCATGGTGGGCATTTATCTCTCTCACTGATGACCTCACCTACATCAATGATAGATACATTCCAGAATGAAAACAGCACCATCAAATATCATTAATATGGACCATATATGTCTCAGTGAAGTACCTGAGCCTCTGCATTCGGGACATACATGTTGCATCTGTTGAATCATGCCCAATCCAATCTGTCTGGTTGTAATTTTCATTCCTGTACCTTGGCATCCATAACATCTCCCAGATACTCCACTTTTTGAACCTTTCCTGAAATATTTAGGGATGGATTAAATCGTtattgtaaagttttctccatCACGAGCCATTTCTCTCCTCTACATCTACCTTTTCATGTTTACTGGGGACAACTAGGGAAGGAGTCCAAGCAACTTCCAGTTAATAAGTATTCTGACGTCCcctacattatacatatatttgaGTGGAATGGGGATGGAGAAAGGGGGATGACATCCAACATATAGAAGACAACAACATTACTAATACATTTTTATGTACCAACACCGAGCAACGATGAGTTTTAAATATAGTTTTAGGAAACAAGACAATGGGGGAAGGACAAGATAACTACAGCAATAATTCTGCAACAGTGTAGTAAAAGGGACCATACAACCATAAACATGgcttttaaataaaagttattgGAGAAAAGGGATTTAAATGGTCACATACAAACATAATAACAATGAATGAAGAATACAATAAGCTAAGGTAGAGGAAATACCCTTTACATTTCTGGCATAAAATATTCCTAGAAAGAGATAGTTTCTTTGTTGTGCCATTGTACAAGTCCTCCAAAGAAACCTTCAGAGTATGCACCACATCCTCACCATGTTTCTGCCTTCTTCCTCGTGAGCTGCCACCACCTGGGTCAGAGCACCAGAAGAAAATGTGCTTATAAATGAACATTTTATTTAAGTGGAAGGTTAGATCAAGATtcacccccaaaaaaagaaaaataaaaaaagggaaagaaagaaaaaaaagtaaacaaattcaGTATTCTCTTACCACCAAAGGCTCCTCCACCAAAAAATGACTCAAATATATCAAATGGATTATGACCGGGACCACCTCCTCCCATTCCCTCCTTGAGGGCATCTTCACCATATTGGTcatacatttctcttttctctggATCGCTGAGAACTTCATAGGCTTGAGCCAGTTCCTTGAACTGATCCAGGATGCCagaaaagtagcattaaaaatATGACTGATGCATGCCCTTAGACAAAGTGATACACGCCCTCATAGGTACAAAACTTCTATTCCCATGTCTACTAATATCATTTATATGATAGCCATAGCAATTTTAGTCaccaaaatgtaataaaatttatattattatgtttgtATGTGACCATTTAAATCCCTTTTCTCcaataacttttatttaaaagcCATGTTGCAACCTTAGAAAACACATGAATGAAAATTCCAAGGACTATACAAGTTAAAGAATAGCATATTGAAACCTATTCATCAAGCATAATCTACATCGGACAGGTTTGTGTCATGCACTGACAGGAAGAGGTAGCTAGAATGGCTACATCCACAGGTTGACTATAATACCTTccgggaaattttttttccataaagaCCCATTGATTGGTGCAAAACCATTTCTTTTTGGGGCCAAAGTGAAAAGTAACATATAGAAGTACTTCAAATTCTTTTGTTGATGACTGACAAGTGATTGACCAAGATATACTTTGCAACAGGAAAAACAATCTTTTGAGCAGTTGGCCAAAAGGGGAAAACGACAGAAAGTAGGGagaatttatttctatttttatattagCATGTGGTAGTTCAGCACAAGGTGTGGACTTCAGCATATTTTGGCTCCTtgcaaatatcaattttttacaaCTCTTTCAGTATTAACAGCCGCA from Corylus avellana chromosome ca1, CavTom2PMs-1.0 encodes the following:
- the LOC132190970 gene encoding chaperone protein dnaJ A6-like, which gives rise to MFGRAPRKSDSTKYYEILGVSKSASQDELKKAYKKAAIKNHPDKGGDPEKFKELAQAYEVLSDPEKREMYDQYGEDALKEGMGGGGPGHNPFDIFESFFGGGAFGGGGSSRGRRQKHGEDVVHTLKVSLEDLYNGTTKKLSLSRNILCQKCKGKGSKSGVSGRCYGCQGTGMKITTRQIGLGMIQQMQHVCPECRGSGEVISERDKCPPCKGSKVTQEKKVLEVHVEKGMQHGEKIVFEGQADQAPDTIAGDIVFILQLKEHPKFKRKYDDLYVEHSLNLTEALCGFQFALTHLDGRQLLIKSNPGEIIKPGQSKAINDEGMPDHQRPFIKGRLYIHFNVDFPDSGILSHEQCRTLETILPPRPSKHLTDMELDNFEETTLHDVNMEDEMRRKQQQHQYQEAYDEDDEPTMPRVQCAQQ